A region from the Vicia villosa cultivar HV-30 ecotype Madison, WI linkage group LG3, Vvil1.0, whole genome shotgun sequence genome encodes:
- the LOC131593420 gene encoding phospholipid-transporting ATPase 1-like yields the protein MDSNRPLLLQSPRTPNDQEFPTLPVFPELPKSKSSSSNTVTFSGVEYGIQVYNKNSSNSSTSSSKSAISGSRKSVRYGSKGGGGGGDSDGLSMSQRELRDEDARLVYINDPDKTNENFEFFGNSIRTAKYSVLTFIPRNLFEQFHRVAYVYFLIIAILNQLPQLAVFGRYVSILPLAFVLFVTGVKDAFEDWRRHNSDKVENNRLASVLVHDGSFIDKKWKDIRVGEILKIKTNETIPCDIVLLSTSDSTGVAYVQTINLDGESNLKTRYAKMETGLKIQPRFNGLIKCEKPNRNIYGFMANMEIDGKKLSLGSTNIVLRGCELKNTSWALGVAVYCGRDTKAMLNSSGAPSKRSRLETRMNYEIIMLSFFLVALCTITSVCAAVWLKRHKDELDLLPYYRKLDFSEAKVKDYKYYGWGLEIFFTFLMSVIVYQVMIPIALYISMELVRVGQAYFMIEDDRLFDKATNSRFQCRALNINEDLGQIKYVFSDKTGTLTENKMEFQCASIWGVDYSSTKASMEDEQTEYSVQVDGKMLKPKMKVKVNLELLKLARNGYQNAEGKRIYEFFLALATCNTIVPLVVDTPDPDVKLLDYQGESPDEQALAYAAAAYGFMLIERTSGHIVIDIHGERLKFNVLGLHEFDSDRKRMSVILGYPDNSVKLFVKGADTTMFSIIDKSYNMDLIKSTETHLHSYSSLGLRTLVIGMRELNTSEFEQWHASYEAASTAVFGRAAMLRKISNHVENNVCILGASAIEDKLQHGVPEAIESLRAAGIKVWVLTGDKQETAVSIGFSSKLLTRSMTQIIISSNNKASCRKSLKDALERSRKLDAVSTQIALIIDGGSLVHILDTDHEEELFQLASLCSVVLCCRVAPLQKAGIVSLVKKRTSDMTLAIGDGANDVSMIQMADVGVGISGQEGRQAVMSSDFAMGQFRFLVPLLLVHGHWNYQRLGYMILYNFYRNAVLVLVLFWYVLYTAFTLTTAINEWSSTLYSIVYSALPTIIVGILDKDLGRSTLLRYPQLYSAGQRNEAYNKKLFMLTMADTLWQSMVIFWPPLFAYWKSTIDVASIGDLWTLAVVIIVNLHLAMDVVRWYWVTHAVIWGSIVATFIAVMIIDSIPKLPGFWAFFHVANTGLFWALLLGIIIAALLPRLVVKFIYQYYFPSDIQISREAEKMRQDQRVAENRQIEMLPVSYHQQT from the exons ATGGATTCTAATAGGCCGCTTTTGTTACAATCACCAAGAACACCAAATGATCAAGAATTTCCAACACTTCCGGTATTTCCTGAATTACCGAAATCAAAGTCGAGTTCGAGCAACACAGTAACTTTCTCCGGCGTGGAATATGGTATTCAAGTTTATAATAAGAACTCTTCAAactcatcaacatcatcaagTAAAAGCGCTATCTCAGGATCAAGAAAATCTGTTAGGTATGGTTCaaaaggtggtggtggtggtggtgattcTGATGGACTAAGCATGTCACAGAGAGAGTTAAGAGATGAAGATGCAAGATTGGTATACATCAATGATCCTGATAAAACAAATGAGAATTTCGAGTTTTTCGGAAATTCGATAAGAACTGCTAAGTACTCAGTTCTAACTTTCATTCCAAGGAATCTGTTTGAGCAGTTTCATAGAGTTGCTTATGTATATTTTCTCATCATTGCTATACTTAATCAGCTTCCTCAACTCGCGGTTTTCGGGAGATACGTTTCGATTCTACCGTTGGCTTTCGTTCTGTTTGTGACCGGTGTGAAAGATGCTTTTGAGGATTGGAGGAGACATAATTCAGATAAAGTTGAGAACAACAGGTTAGCATCAGTTTTGGTTCATGATGGTAGCTTCATTGACAAGAAATGGAAGGATATTAGGGTTGGTGAGATTTTGAAGATCAAAACAAATGAAACAATTCCCTGTGACATTGTTTtgttgtcaactagtgattcaacCGGTGTTGCGTATGTTCAAACTATTAACCTCGACGGGGAGTCGAATTTGAAGACTCGGTACGCGAAAATGGAGACAGGTTTAAAGATTCAACCGAGGTTTAACGGGTTGATCAAGTGTGAGAAACCGAATAGGAATATTTACGGATTTATGGCGAATATGGAGATTGATGGGAAGAAGTTATCGCTCGGATCAACCAACATTGTGCTTAGAGGATGTGAGCTCAAGAATACTAGTTGGGCGCTTGGTGTCGCGGTCTACTGCGGCCGCGACACCAAAGCTATGCTCAACAGTTCTGGAGCTCCGTCGAAGAGGAGTCGGCTAGAGACACGGATGAACTACGAAATCATTATGCTGTCGTTTTTTCTTGTTGCATTGTGTACGATTACGTCGGTTTGTGCTGCGGTTTGGTTGAAGCGCCATAAAGACGAGCTGGATCTGTTGCCTTATTATAGGAAACTTGATTTTTCGGAGGCGAAAGTTAAAGACTATAAGTACTATGGATGGGGATTGGAAATCTTTTTCACATTCCTTATGTCAGTTATAGTTTATCAGGTCATGATTCCTATTGCTTTGTATATTTCTATGGAGCTTGTTCGCGTTGGTCAGGCCTATTTCATGATCGAAGACGATCGATTGTTTGATAAAGCTACGAATTCGAGGTTTCAGTGCAGGGCTTTGAATATTAATGAAGATTTGGGACAGATTAAGTATGTGTTCTCTGATAAAACCGGTACACTTACCGAGAATAAGATGGAGTTTCAATGTGCTAGCATTTGGGGAGTTGATTATAGTTCCACAAAAGCCAGCATGGAGGATGAACAAACCGAATACTCGGTGCAAG TTGATGGAAAGATGTTGAAACCGAAGATGAAGGTGAAAGTTAATCTCGAGCTTTTGAAATTGGCGAGAAATGGATATCAAAATGCGGAAGGAAAAAGGATTTACGAGTTCTTTCTAGCGCTTGCAACGTGTAATACTATTGTGCCTCTTGTTGTTGACACACCTGATCCTGATGTCAAACTGTTAGATTACCAAGGTGAATCGCCCGATGAACAAGCATTGGCGTACGCTGCGGCTGCCTATGGTTTTATGCTCATCGAACGAACCTCTGGACACATCGTCATTGATATTCATGGAGAAAGACTAAA GTTCAATGTCTTGGGTTTACATGAATTCGACAGTGATCGAAAAAGAATGTCGGTTATATTAGGCTACCCTGACAATTCAGTAAAACTCTTTGTCAAAGGAGCCGACACGACCATGTTTAGTATAATCGACAAATCATACAACATGGACTTGATAAAATCGACAGAAACTCATCTTCACTCGTATTCATCTCTCGGTTTACGAACACTTGTGATTGGAATGAGAGAACTCAACACTTCAGAGTTCGAACAATGGCACGCATCCTACGAAGCAGCGAGCACCGCAGTGTTCGGTAGGGCTGCAATGCTTAGAAAAATTTCAAACCATGTTGAAAACAATGTCTGCATATTAGGAGCTTCTGCTATCGAAGATAAACTTCAACACGGCGTACCAGAGGCAATCGAGTCTCTAAGGGCAGCAGGGATTAAGGTTTGGGTGTTAACCGGTGACAAGCAAGAAACTGCTGTATCGATCGGATTCTCGTCGAAACTCTTAACAAGAAGCATGACTCAGATTATTATTAGTAGTAACAATAAAGCTTCGTGTAGAAAAAGTCTCAAAGATGCTCTTGAAAGATCTAGAAAACTTGATGCGGTTTCAACGCAGATCGCTTTGATTATCGATGGTGGAAGTCTCGTTCACATTCTCGATACTGATCATGAAGAAGAG CTATTTCAACTTGCGAGTTTGTGTTCCGTTGTTCTTTGTTGTCGAGTTGCTCCTTTGCAAAAAGCCGGTATTGTTTCGCTTGTGAAGAAGAGAACATCTGACATGACACTAGCCATTGGAGACG GTGCTAATGATGTGTCAATGATTCAAATGGCTGATGTTGGAGTTGGTATCAGTGGTCAAGAGGGTAGGCAAGCTGTAATGTCATCGGATTTCGCAATGGGACAGTTTAGGTTCTTAGTTCCTCTCTTGTTGGTTCATGGTCACTGGAATTACCAAAGGCTTGGTTACATGATTCTTTACAATTTCTACAGAAATGCTGTCCTGGTTCTTGTCCTATTTTG GTATGTGCTCTACACTGCGTTCACTTTAACAACCGCTATAAACGAATGGAGTTCCACATTGTATTCGATAGTCTACAGCGCACTACCGACTATCATTGTCGGAATTCTCGACAAAGATCTCGGAAGAAGCACTCTCCTAAGGTATCCTCAGCTTTATAGTGCTGGTCAAAGAAATGAAGCTTACAACAAGAAACTGTTTATGTTAACAATGGCTGATACTTTGTGGCAAAGCATGGTTATATTTTGGCCTCCACTCTTTGCATATTGGAAAAGTACTATTGATGTAGCAAGTATAGGAGATCTCTGGACTTTGGCAGTGGTTATTATTGTCAATTTACATTTGGCTATGGATGTTGTAAGATGGTATTGGGTGACTCATGCTGTCATTTGGGGATCTATTGTTGCTACTTTCATTGCTGTCATGATCATTGATTCTATACCTAAACTTCCTGGTTTCTG GGCCTTCTTTCATGTTGCGAATACAGGATTATTCTGGGCATTGTTGCTAGGAATTATCATAGCAGCATTACTTCCACGTTTGGTTGTAAAGTTTATCTATCAATACTATTTTCCAAGTGATATTCAAATTTCTAGAGAAGCTGAAAAAATGAGACAAGATCAAAGAGTTGCTGAAAATCGACAAATAGAAATGCTTCCTGTCTCATATCATCAACAAACATGA